One part of the Sphingopyxis sp. PAMC25046 genome encodes these proteins:
- a CDS encoding FAD-linked oxidase C-terminal domain-containing protein: MAGTAHSGERKPLPARLVGALEDRFGDRFQRGDAVLGQHGSSETHFAPVLPDAVVFAKSTDDVVALVKLCSDADIPIVPFGAGTSIEGNALAINGGISLDMSLMDRVIAVNAEDFDCVIQPGVRREELNVHLRDQGLFFPIDPGANATIGGMASTRASGTNAVRYGTMKDAVLSLEIVTPQGEVIRTARRARKSAAGYDLTRLYVGSEGTLGIITEITLRLHPVPDTISAAVCSFDTLGGAVDTVVQSIQCAVPLARVEILDTKQMIAVNRWSKLDYPEAPTLFFEFHGSAANVAEQVETVKSLAEANGGSAFSWSNLPEERTKLWRARHEAYYAAVNMRAGAIGWATDVCVPMSRLAECIAETHVDLDAASVPATILGHVGDGNFHVIFSIDPEAPGEMAEVEAINARLVERALAMDGTCTGEHGIGIGKQDWLVAELGGAVEQMRMIKRALDPQNLLNPGKIFEL; encoded by the coding sequence ATGGCGGGCACGGCGCATTCGGGGGAACGCAAGCCGCTTCCCGCCAGACTGGTGGGAGCGCTGGAGGATCGGTTCGGCGACCGTTTCCAGCGGGGCGATGCGGTGCTCGGGCAGCATGGATCGAGCGAGACCCATTTCGCTCCCGTGCTGCCCGACGCCGTCGTCTTCGCGAAATCGACCGACGATGTCGTCGCGCTGGTGAAGCTCTGCTCGGACGCCGATATTCCGATCGTGCCGTTCGGCGCCGGAACGTCGATCGAGGGCAATGCGCTGGCGATCAACGGGGGCATCTCGCTCGACATGAGCCTGATGGATCGGGTGATCGCAGTGAACGCCGAAGATTTCGATTGCGTCATCCAGCCGGGCGTGCGCCGCGAGGAACTGAACGTCCATCTGCGCGATCAAGGGCTGTTCTTCCCGATCGATCCCGGCGCCAATGCGACGATCGGCGGCATGGCATCGACGCGCGCGTCGGGGACGAACGCCGTGCGCTATGGCACGATGAAGGACGCGGTGCTCAGTCTCGAGATAGTGACGCCGCAGGGCGAGGTGATCCGCACCGCGCGCCGCGCGCGCAAGTCGGCGGCGGGTTACGATCTTACCCGGCTTTACGTGGGCTCTGAAGGCACGCTCGGCATCATCACCGAAATCACCCTGCGTCTGCATCCGGTGCCCGATACGATTTCGGCGGCGGTGTGCAGCTTCGACACGCTGGGCGGCGCGGTCGATACCGTCGTCCAGTCGATCCAGTGCGCGGTGCCGCTGGCGCGCGTCGAGATTCTCGACACGAAGCAGATGATCGCCGTCAACCGCTGGTCCAAGCTCGACTATCCCGAAGCGCCGACGCTTTTCTTCGAATTCCACGGCAGCGCAGCCAATGTCGCCGAACAGGTCGAAACGGTAAAGTCGCTCGCCGAGGCCAATGGCGGCAGCGCGTTCAGCTGGTCGAACCTGCCCGAAGAGCGCACGAAGCTGTGGCGCGCGCGGCACGAGGCCTATTATGCCGCGGTCAACATGCGCGCCGGCGCGATCGGCTGGGCGACCGATGTGTGCGTGCCGATGAGCCGGCTCGCCGAATGCATCGCCGAAACGCATGTCGACCTCGACGCCGCGAGCGTTCCCGCGACGATCCTCGGCCATGTCGGTGACGGCAACTTCCATGTGATCTTCTCGATCGATCCCGAAGCGCCCGGGGAAATGGCGGAGGTCGAGGCGATCAACGCGCGGCTCGTCGAGCGCGCGCTCGCAATGGACGGGACCTGTACCGGCGAGCATGGCATCGGCATCGGCAAGCAGGACTGGCTCGTCGCCGAACTCGGCGGTGCGGTCGAACAGATGCGAATGATCAAGCGCGCGCTCGATCCGCAGAATCTGCTCAACCCCGGCAAGATTTTCGAGCTGTGA